A window of the Gemmatirosa kalamazoonensis genome harbors these coding sequences:
- the rnz gene encoding ribonuclease Z: protein MSLALRFLGTAASRPTVERNVSSIAVVREGETMLVDCGEGTQRQMMRYGISFALDDVFFTHLHTDHVLGIVGLTRTLQLGGRTETLRLHTPKGTGRALRQAVSFGGDRLAFPVDIIEVEAGTPIARKDYAIVPFAIEHPGSASVGYAFVEEERRGRFNPDLARSLGVPEGPLWGKLHRLQPVMLDDGRVIDPSTLVGPSRPGRRVVITGDTRPCEATIEMARSADLLVHEATFAEDEAARAVETGHSTAREAARVAASAGARRLVLTHISARYSRDFVELEREARNVFPETTVAKDGLEIDVPYVEGTRARGQEGTRA from the coding sequence ATGTCGCTCGCGCTGCGCTTTCTCGGTACCGCTGCCTCGCGCCCCACCGTGGAGCGCAACGTCTCGTCGATCGCCGTCGTGCGCGAGGGCGAGACGATGCTCGTCGATTGCGGCGAGGGAACGCAGCGCCAGATGATGCGCTACGGCATCTCGTTCGCGCTCGACGACGTCTTCTTCACGCACCTGCACACCGACCACGTGCTCGGCATCGTGGGGCTCACGCGGACCCTCCAGCTCGGGGGACGCACGGAGACGCTGCGCCTCCACACGCCGAAGGGGACGGGACGCGCGCTGCGACAGGCGGTGAGCTTCGGCGGCGATCGCCTCGCGTTCCCGGTGGACATCATCGAGGTCGAGGCGGGAACGCCGATCGCGCGCAAGGACTACGCGATCGTGCCGTTCGCGATCGAGCACCCCGGATCGGCGTCGGTGGGCTACGCGTTCGTCGAGGAGGAGCGGCGCGGCCGCTTCAATCCCGACCTCGCGCGCTCGCTCGGCGTGCCGGAAGGGCCGCTGTGGGGCAAGCTGCATCGGCTGCAGCCGGTGATGCTCGACGACGGGCGCGTCATCGACCCGAGCACGCTCGTCGGGCCGTCGCGACCCGGGCGGCGTGTCGTGATCACCGGCGACACGCGCCCGTGCGAGGCGACGATCGAGATGGCGCGCAGCGCGGACCTCCTCGTGCACGAGGCGACGTTCGCCGAGGACGAGGCCGCGCGCGCGGTGGAGACAGGACACTCCACGGCGCGCGAGGCGGCGCGGGTGGCCGCCAGCGCGGGCGCGCGACGGCTCGTGCTCACGCACATCTCCGCGCGCTACTCGCGCGACTTCGTGGAGCTCGAGCGCGAGGCGCGGAACGTCTTCCCCGAGACGACGGTCGCGAAGGACGGGCTGGAGATCGACGTACCGTACGTCGAGGGCACGAGGGCACGAGGGCAGGAGGGCACGAGAGCCTGA
- a CDS encoding KGG domain-containing protein: MAGTGKSRRGFASMDPSRQREIASKGGRAAHEKGTAHEWSSDEARVAGQKGGIAVSRDRAHMAAIGREGGESRSRASRQARETNVGNGSGDREVFRTASRENVSSDRGQLGGNAGGMGGAGSETRDLRDNRPGQSLPADGR; this comes from the coding sequence ATGGCCGGCACCGGGAAGAGCCGACGCGGCTTCGCGTCGATGGATCCATCGCGGCAGCGCGAGATCGCCAGCAAAGGTGGACGGGCGGCCCACGAGAAGGGTACCGCTCACGAATGGAGCTCGGACGAGGCGCGCGTCGCCGGCCAGAAGGGCGGCATCGCGGTGAGCCGCGACCGCGCCCACATGGCGGCGATCGGCCGCGAGGGCGGAGAGTCGCGCAGCCGCGCGAGCCGCCAGGCGCGCGAGACGAACGTCGGGAACGGCAGCGGCGATCGGGAGGTCTTCCGGACGGCCAGCCGCGAGAACGTCTCCAGCGACCGCGGTCAGCTCGGCGGCAACGCCGGTGGGATGGGAGGCGCCGGCTCGGAGACGCGCGATCTGCGCGACAACCGCCCCGGTCAGAGCCTCCCGGCCGACGGTCGCTGA
- a CDS encoding bifunctional DNA primase/polymerase, translated as MSAPERVPSEVAGAPFPGATPLACAAVAYARRGWAVLPCAPGAKLPLLPNGFHGASTDPSTVAAWWRAEPRANIGVVPGLSRLLVAGAPYALVALDLDGPRGFATADALGVPTDTLTATTGRPDGGCHRYFVVPTSTVDGAPLIISNRALGSGLDVRHARGYVIVPPSVHPSGAEYRWTVTAPAAPLPPVLLARLLAPTRDGTTTRGNAARNDTRYAGRARTHMCPRRTPAGADARRRALAYLARVPHALGDGDGRNMTAFRIAVVLLHDMQLGPHEVAAFLAEWNATNRPPLSFDELARVAANAALYGGPRGAA; from the coding sequence ATGAGCGCGCCGGAGCGGGTCCCTTCGGAGGTGGCTGGCGCGCCGTTCCCGGGCGCCACCCCACTCGCGTGCGCCGCGGTTGCCTACGCGCGGCGCGGATGGGCCGTGCTGCCCTGCGCGCCAGGCGCGAAGCTGCCGCTGCTGCCTAACGGTTTTCACGGTGCGAGCACCGACCCGTCGACGGTCGCCGCTTGGTGGCGTGCCGAGCCGCGCGCCAACATCGGCGTGGTGCCGGGGCTGAGCCGTCTGCTCGTCGCGGGCGCGCCGTACGCACTCGTCGCCCTGGACCTGGACGGGCCGAGGGGCTTTGCGACGGCTGACGCGCTCGGCGTGCCCACCGATACGCTGACTGCGACGACGGGGCGCCCCGATGGTGGCTGTCACCGCTACTTCGTGGTGCCGACGTCAACGGTCGACGGCGCGCCGCTCATCATCAGCAACCGCGCGCTCGGCTCCGGGCTCGACGTGCGCCACGCGCGTGGCTACGTCATCGTGCCGCCGAGCGTGCATCCCAGCGGCGCCGAGTACCGTTGGACGGTCACTGCCCCGGCCGCGCCGCTACCGCCGGTGCTGCTCGCGCGGCTCCTCGCCCCGACGCGCGACGGCACGACGACGCGCGGCAACGCGGCGCGCAACGACACGCGCTATGCCGGCAGGGCGCGTACGCATATGTGCCCCCGGCGGACACCGGCGGGGGCCGACGCGCGGCGCCGCGCGCTGGCGTACCTCGCGCGCGTGCCGCACGCGCTCGGCGACGGAGACGGCAGGAACATGACCGCTTTTCGCATCGCCGTGGTCCTGTTGCACGATATGCAGCTCGGCCCGCACGAGGTGGCCGCCTTCCTCGCCGAGTGGAACGCGACGAACCGCCCGCCGCTGTCGTTCGACGAACTTGCGCGCGTCGCGGCGAACGCCGCCCTCTACGGCGGCCCGCGGGGGGCGGCATGA
- a CDS encoding SDR family oxidoreductase: MTAKKGGKRSARSAAGDAAREGGDERHASPAGAGSRAAPRSASRTTYASRETAGGADPVQREKSQPKQMPAQHQDEPGLERDLELQPRWQAPSYKPAGKLDGKVALVTGGDSGIGRAVAYLFAREGADVAIVYLPEEEADASETARAIESTGRRCLKIAGDVTDATFCQDAVERTVQSLGALDVLVNNAAHQLDKQSIDEIDDAEFEKTFRTNIFAYFWFAKAALRHMKEGAAIINTGSVTGLEGAKTLIDYSATKGAIHAFTKSLAQSLVDRKIRVNCVAPGPVWTPLNPQSKPAAEVAKFGQDTPYKRPAQPEEMAPAYVFFASTADSSYITGEVLALLGGETTAG; this comes from the coding sequence ATGACAGCGAAGAAGGGAGGCAAGCGCAGCGCGCGGAGCGCGGCCGGCGACGCGGCGCGCGAGGGCGGGGACGAGCGGCACGCGTCGCCCGCGGGCGCCGGCTCGCGCGCCGCGCCACGGTCGGCGTCGCGCACGACGTACGCGTCGCGCGAGACGGCGGGCGGCGCGGACCCGGTCCAGCGCGAGAAGTCGCAGCCGAAGCAGATGCCGGCGCAGCATCAGGACGAGCCGGGCCTCGAGCGCGATCTCGAGCTCCAGCCCCGGTGGCAGGCGCCGTCGTACAAGCCCGCCGGAAAGCTCGACGGGAAGGTGGCGCTCGTGACGGGCGGCGACTCGGGCATCGGGCGTGCGGTCGCATATCTGTTCGCGCGCGAAGGCGCCGACGTCGCGATCGTGTATCTGCCCGAGGAGGAAGCCGACGCGAGCGAGACGGCGCGCGCCATCGAGTCGACGGGACGGCGATGCCTCAAGATCGCCGGCGATGTGACCGACGCCACGTTCTGCCAGGACGCCGTGGAGCGCACCGTGCAGTCGTTAGGCGCGCTCGATGTGCTCGTGAACAACGCCGCGCATCAGTTGGACAAGCAGTCGATCGACGAGATCGACGACGCGGAGTTCGAGAAGACGTTCCGCACGAACATCTTCGCGTACTTCTGGTTCGCGAAGGCCGCGCTGCGGCACATGAAGGAGGGCGCGGCGATCATCAACACCGGATCGGTGACGGGCCTCGAGGGCGCGAAGACGCTCATCGACTACTCGGCGACGAAGGGCGCGATCCACGCGTTCACGAAGTCGCTCGCGCAGAGTCTCGTGGATCGGAAGATCCGCGTGAACTGCGTGGCACCGGGCCCGGTGTGGACGCCGCTGAATCCGCAGTCGAAGCCCGCGGCAGAAGTCGCGAAGTTCGGACAGGACACGCCGTACAAGCGGCCGGCGCAGCCGGAGGAGATGGCGCCGGCGTACGTGTTCTTCGCGTCGACGGCGGACTCGAGCTACATCACGGGCGAGGTGCTCGCCCTGCTCGGCGGAGAGACCACCGCCGGGTGA
- a CDS encoding tetratricopeptide repeat protein: MRGYVLRWSLLVAALAACARGDDTWGAPERTRTPLPAARASVRDSIRWDDFAGAAACTTCHAEQSAAWARSTHGNAGGAPTPQRVIAPFDGTPIRFRDATVLPSSASGTYAFTVRRDGEPDVVLRVDGVIGGAHMRGGGTQAFVTRWSDGTLRLVPFDFSRQARTWFCNTESRGGHGWVPITDSLPLAACGDWPPRRVLGDTPRFDNCQSCHGSRIEVALDTASHAWRTRYASLAVDCESCHGPARAHVAAARAGRLASDEGAMRPLATLGKDASLEVCLACHAVKATLAPGHLPGAPLGRFYSARLALLGDSLLGPDGRTRTFAYQEGHLWSDCYVNGGMTCTSCHDPHTQGYRDAAGRPLTGPDDDRQCTSCHASKAVRAEAHTKHASTSPGARCVACHMPYLQEPLVGTRIPYGRADHTIAIPRPSSDAALGVPNTCARCHAGWSTARADAEVRRLWGESKPRPATVEALAAGRAPLDTGATHVAAQYAALAAWAERHAAVDTASLDGDALLRLRALARSRDVDVRALALATLHLLGGERAGVRAFLAERLTAESGDDGPLRARWALALATLGERLRGRGDARGAARAIERALEVRPGDARLLAALGEALGAAGDATSAAARYREALAHDPAQPLTLVNLGVALEAAGDAGGAAEAYQRALSLDAHEPLALANLGNAYLRAGQPEAAITLYRRALAADASIANVHFALAQALGQRGDLRGALASLRRGLTFDSSDAQVRALADELARRLGAR; this comes from the coding sequence ATGAGAGGGTACGTTCTGCGCTGGTCGCTGCTCGTCGCGGCGCTCGCCGCATGCGCGCGCGGCGACGACACGTGGGGCGCGCCGGAGCGCACGCGCACGCCGCTGCCGGCGGCGCGCGCGAGCGTGCGCGACTCGATCCGATGGGACGACTTCGCCGGCGCGGCCGCGTGCACGACGTGCCACGCGGAGCAGAGCGCGGCGTGGGCGCGCTCGACGCACGGCAACGCCGGCGGCGCGCCGACGCCGCAGCGCGTGATCGCGCCGTTCGACGGCACGCCGATCCGCTTCCGCGACGCGACCGTGCTCCCGAGCAGCGCGAGCGGCACGTACGCGTTCACCGTGCGGCGCGACGGAGAGCCCGACGTGGTGCTGCGGGTGGACGGCGTGATCGGCGGAGCGCACATGCGCGGCGGCGGCACGCAGGCGTTCGTGACGCGGTGGAGCGACGGCACGCTGCGACTCGTGCCGTTCGACTTCTCGCGGCAGGCACGCACGTGGTTCTGCAACACGGAGTCGCGCGGGGGACATGGGTGGGTGCCGATCACCGACTCGCTGCCGCTGGCCGCGTGCGGCGACTGGCCACCACGCCGCGTGCTCGGCGACACGCCGCGGTTCGACAACTGCCAGAGCTGCCACGGCAGCCGCATCGAGGTCGCGCTCGACACGGCGTCGCACGCGTGGCGCACCCGGTACGCGTCGCTCGCGGTGGACTGCGAGTCGTGCCACGGGCCGGCGCGCGCGCACGTGGCGGCGGCGCGCGCGGGACGCCTGGCGAGCGACGAGGGCGCGATGCGCCCGCTCGCGACGCTCGGCAAGGACGCGTCGCTGGAGGTGTGCCTCGCCTGCCACGCGGTGAAGGCGACGCTCGCCCCGGGGCACCTGCCGGGCGCGCCGTTAGGCCGCTTCTACTCCGCGCGGCTCGCGCTGCTCGGCGACTCGCTCCTCGGCCCCGACGGGCGCACGCGGACGTTCGCGTACCAGGAGGGCCACCTGTGGAGCGACTGTTACGTGAACGGCGGCATGACGTGCACGAGCTGCCACGACCCGCACACGCAGGGATACCGCGACGCTGCCGGGCGCCCGCTCACCGGGCCCGACGACGACCGCCAGTGCACGAGCTGCCACGCGAGCAAGGCGGTGCGCGCCGAGGCGCACACGAAGCACGCGAGCACGTCCCCCGGCGCGCGCTGCGTCGCGTGCCACATGCCGTACCTGCAGGAGCCGCTGGTGGGCACGCGGATCCCGTACGGCCGCGCCGACCACACCATCGCGATCCCACGCCCGTCGTCGGACGCGGCGCTCGGGGTGCCCAACACGTGCGCCCGGTGCCACGCCGGCTGGTCGACGGCGCGCGCCGACGCCGAGGTCCGGCGCCTGTGGGGGGAGTCGAAGCCGCGCCCCGCGACGGTCGAGGCGCTCGCGGCGGGCCGCGCGCCACTCGACACGGGCGCGACGCATGTGGCCGCGCAGTACGCCGCGCTCGCCGCGTGGGCCGAGCGCCACGCGGCAGTCGACACGGCGTCGCTCGACGGTGACGCGCTGCTGCGGCTGCGCGCGCTCGCCCGGTCGCGCGACGTGGACGTGCGCGCGCTCGCGCTCGCGACGCTGCACCTGCTGGGCGGCGAGCGCGCCGGCGTGCGCGCGTTCCTCGCCGAGCGCCTAACGGCGGAATCGGGGGACGACGGGCCGCTGCGCGCGCGGTGGGCGCTCGCGCTCGCGACGCTCGGCGAGCGGCTGCGCGGGCGGGGCGATGCGCGCGGCGCGGCGCGGGCGATCGAGCGCGCCCTGGAGGTGCGTCCCGGCGACGCGCGGCTGCTCGCGGCGCTCGGCGAGGCACTCGGCGCGGCGGGCGACGCGACGTCGGCCGCCGCGCGCTATCGCGAGGCGCTCGCGCACGACCCGGCGCAGCCGCTCACGCTCGTGAACCTCGGCGTCGCGCTCGAGGCCGCGGGGGACGCGGGCGGCGCGGCGGAGGCGTACCAGCGCGCGCTGTCGCTCGACGCGCACGAGCCGCTCGCGCTGGCCAACCTCGGCAACGCGTACCTGCGCGCGGGGCAGCCCGAGGCCGCGATCACGCTCTACCGCCGGGCGCTCGCCGCCGACGCATCGATAGCGAACGTGCACTTCGCGCTCGCGCAGGCGTTAGGCCAGCGCGGAGATCTCAGGGGCGCGCTGGCGTCGCTCCGACGGGGGCTGACATTCGACTCGAGCGACGCGCAGGTGCGCGCGCTCGCCGACGAGCTGGCGCGACGGCTCGGCGCGCGCTGA
- a CDS encoding putative glycoside hydrolase — MLPPSHPLRPRPALFRLLARTLLLGGLATAACDASARAGRPAGAVSDSASGTVSPGSARPAQAAVPAEAKGAEATAAALARNDGPAPAIRALYVNRFAAQSRKRMPHFIALADSTEINALVIDMKDEFGLNYHSADPKFAQNAGTMGKVRDVKAMLDTLKAHGILPIARIVVFKDSVTALLHPEWSIRREDGSIWRDKKGTPWVNPYHRELWDYNIGVAEELARMGFGEIQFDYIRFPEPYASLPKQIFPGADGMSKPDAIAAFLKEANDRLDKLGVRATADIFGLVTTVNGPLEVAQWWEKLAPVTDVLLPMVYPSHYVRGSFGIPVPNAEPYKVVNISISRARERDAKLGITGGEHVRPWLQAFSLGKPDYTAEEVRQQKQAVYDAGYDGWVLWHPGSKFEPFEAALERGELVSHKKEHPTPAPKHVE, encoded by the coding sequence ATGCTCCCGCCGTCGCATCCGCTCCGCCCCCGCCCCGCTCTCTTCCGTCTCCTCGCGCGGACCCTGCTCCTCGGCGGCCTGGCGACCGCCGCCTGCGACGCGAGCGCCCGCGCCGGCCGGCCGGCAGGCGCGGTGAGCGACTCCGCGAGCGGCACCGTCTCGCCGGGCTCGGCGCGGCCGGCGCAGGCGGCGGTCCCGGCGGAGGCGAAGGGCGCGGAGGCGACGGCGGCGGCGCTCGCGCGGAACGACGGACCGGCGCCGGCGATCCGGGCGCTCTACGTGAACCGCTTCGCCGCGCAGAGCCGCAAGCGCATGCCGCACTTCATCGCGCTCGCCGACTCGACCGAGATCAACGCGCTCGTCATCGACATGAAGGACGAGTTCGGGCTGAACTACCACTCGGCCGACCCCAAGTTCGCGCAGAACGCGGGGACGATGGGCAAGGTGCGCGACGTGAAGGCGATGCTCGACACGCTGAAGGCGCACGGCATCCTGCCGATCGCGCGCATCGTCGTGTTCAAGGACTCGGTCACCGCCCTGCTGCACCCGGAGTGGTCCATCCGCCGCGAGGACGGCTCGATCTGGCGCGACAAGAAGGGGACGCCGTGGGTGAACCCGTATCACCGCGAGCTGTGGGACTACAACATCGGGGTGGCGGAGGAGCTCGCGCGCATGGGCTTCGGCGAGATCCAGTTCGATTACATCCGCTTCCCCGAGCCGTACGCGTCGCTGCCGAAGCAGATCTTCCCCGGCGCGGACGGGATGTCGAAGCCCGACGCGATCGCCGCGTTCCTGAAGGAAGCGAACGACCGGCTCGACAAGCTCGGCGTGCGGGCGACGGCCGACATCTTCGGGCTCGTGACGACGGTGAACGGGCCGCTCGAGGTGGCGCAGTGGTGGGAGAAGCTCGCCCCGGTGACCGACGTGCTGCTGCCGATGGTGTATCCGTCCCACTACGTGCGCGGCTCGTTCGGCATCCCGGTGCCGAACGCGGAGCCGTACAAAGTGGTGAACATCTCCATCAGCCGGGCGCGCGAGCGCGACGCGAAGCTCGGCATCACGGGCGGGGAGCACGTGCGCCCGTGGCTGCAGGCGTTCTCGTTAGGCAAGCCGGATTACACGGCGGAGGAGGTCCGCCAGCAGAAGCAGGCGGTGTACGACGCGGGCTACGACGGCTGGGTGCTGTGGCACCCGGGCTCGAAGTTCGAGCCGTTCGAGGCGGCGCTGGAGCGCGGGGAGCTCGTGTCGCACAAGAAGGAGCACCCGACGCCGGCGCCGAAGCACGTGGAGTGA
- a CDS encoding helix-turn-helix transcriptional regulator has protein sequence MPLLDAKEAAELVKLAPATLAKLRVVGGGPPYIKIGARVVYEVADLEAWVAARGKRRSTSDTPRAA, from the coding sequence ATGCCCCTACTGGACGCGAAGGAAGCCGCAGAGCTTGTGAAACTCGCCCCAGCCACTCTTGCCAAGCTGCGCGTCGTCGGTGGCGGTCCGCCGTACATCAAGATCGGCGCGCGGGTCGTCTACGAAGTCGCTGACCTGGAAGCGTGGGTCGCCGCGCGGGGGAAGCGGCGCTCGACGTCCGACACCCCCCGGGCCGCATGA
- a CDS encoding helix-turn-helix domain-containing protein, with product MKTPKKVTPRGRTRARKAKPARRGHGRPKKNAPAQPGEQINYPAARADLAHRLGRLRVDMGYTQTAFAKACGVTPTNMGKYLAGTMQPGFDLLVRIAERCRGVSVDWLLFGPGDEPRYRALSPTYGTDEELAHGVAAYLAREVSAALIAEPLPHGMPPGSPRCVVNGAAALRDVAARQVDALRLRIEAERLADADWHSRAIAPPAPGQEPRWRARYVGGLPPLYVGLQFDMVDVTRGRRAPMTIQFPSRLDA from the coding sequence ATGAAGACTCCCAAGAAAGTGACGCCCCGCGGTCGCACTCGCGCGCGGAAAGCGAAGCCGGCCCGCCGCGGCCATGGGCGGCCCAAGAAGAACGCTCCGGCCCAGCCGGGGGAGCAGATTAACTACCCCGCGGCGAGGGCTGATCTCGCGCACCGCTTGGGACGGCTGCGCGTCGACATGGGCTACACCCAAACCGCGTTTGCGAAGGCGTGCGGCGTCACGCCGACGAACATGGGGAAGTACCTGGCCGGCACGATGCAGCCGGGGTTTGATCTGCTAGTGCGCATCGCCGAGCGGTGCCGCGGCGTGTCCGTCGACTGGCTGCTCTTCGGCCCCGGGGATGAGCCACGATACCGCGCGCTGTCGCCGACCTACGGCACTGACGAGGAGTTGGCGCACGGCGTCGCGGCCTACCTCGCCCGTGAGGTATCGGCGGCGCTGATTGCGGAGCCGTTACCTCATGGCATGCCGCCCGGCTCGCCCCGGTGCGTTGTCAACGGCGCCGCGGCGCTGCGTGACGTGGCGGCGCGGCAGGTGGATGCGCTGCGGCTCCGCATAGAGGCTGAACGCCTCGCCGACGCTGACTGGCACTCGCGCGCCATCGCCCCCCCGGCGCCGGGCCAGGAGCCCCGATGGCGTGCACGCTATGTCGGCGGGCTACCGCCGCTGTACGTCGGTCTTCAATTCGACATGGTGGACGTCACACGCGGCAGGCGGGCACCGATGACGATTCAGTTCCCCAGCCGTCTCGACGCGTGA
- a CDS encoding acyl-CoA thioesterase, with amino-acid sequence MPQDANALGHVFGGVILSMMDKAAAVAAIRHARAQCVTVSIDRVDFREPIHVGDLVVMKASVNYVGRTSMEVGVRVEAEELTTGRRRHTNSCYLTFVAIDRNGRPIDVPPLEAQTADEIRRYDAARERRRRRLEERDAEARRNSAPTAPSAAPSAAPSAAPAA; translated from the coding sequence ATGCCGCAGGATGCCAATGCGCTGGGGCACGTGTTCGGCGGCGTGATCCTCTCGATGATGGACAAGGCGGCCGCCGTGGCCGCGATCCGCCACGCGCGCGCCCAGTGCGTGACCGTGAGCATCGACCGCGTCGACTTCCGCGAGCCGATCCACGTCGGCGACCTCGTGGTGATGAAGGCGAGCGTGAACTACGTCGGCCGCACGTCGATGGAGGTCGGCGTGCGCGTCGAGGCGGAGGAGCTGACGACCGGGCGGCGGCGCCACACGAACTCGTGCTACCTCACGTTCGTCGCGATCGACCGCAACGGCCGTCCGATCGACGTGCCGCCGCTCGAGGCGCAGACCGCCGACGAGATCCGGCGTTACGACGCCGCGCGCGAGCGGCGTCGCCGCCGGCTCGAGGAGCGCGACGCCGAGGCGCGACGCAATTCCGCGCCGACCGCGCCCTCCGCAGCGCCCTCCGCCGCGCCGTCCGCAGCGCCCGCCGCTTGA
- a CDS encoding DUF2203 domain-containing protein, translating into MTTTTHAPRDARPPITVEQANRMLPLVRRIVADLVADYRRWRDAVAAFEVHAASGRADPGDAAAARLQQTVQRLAADIQHYLGELAALGVECRGLDDGLVDFPGEVDGQRAYLCWKLGEPSVEWWHRPEAGFAGRQRLVPNDADAAGAAR; encoded by the coding sequence ATGACCACGACCACACACGCGCCGCGCGACGCGCGGCCGCCGATCACCGTCGAGCAGGCCAACCGCATGCTGCCGCTCGTGCGGCGCATCGTCGCGGACCTCGTCGCCGACTATCGGCGGTGGCGCGACGCCGTCGCCGCGTTCGAGGTGCACGCCGCGTCGGGACGCGCCGACCCGGGCGACGCCGCGGCCGCGCGGCTGCAGCAGACGGTGCAGCGTCTCGCCGCCGACATCCAGCACTACCTCGGCGAGCTCGCCGCGCTCGGCGTCGAGTGCAGGGGCCTCGACGATGGTCTCGTCGACTTCCCGGGCGAGGTGGACGGCCAGCGCGCGTATCTCTGCTGGAAGCTCGGCGAGCCGTCGGTGGAGTGGTGGCACCGTCCCGAGGCCGGCTTCGCCGGACGTCAGCGCCTGGTGCCTAACGACGCGGACGCGGCCGGAGCGGCGCGATGA
- a CDS encoding c-type cytochrome, whose protein sequence is MTRTGRRAASLLLLLGAASAGAQSPFERATAVALLRDRLPCLGCHALGTDGGRLAPDLATVRARRPPAYVASILDDPQRTVPGTIMPRVALPPATRALLVRYLTGAEAVPPAAPGPPPAGGDTSGARLYARHCAACHGPQGRGDGPNARYLPVPPAVHASREAMERRTDDRLYDAIAAGGAALGRSPRMPPFGETLAPAQIDALVRHIRTLCSCTQPRWAADGARR, encoded by the coding sequence GTGACGCGCACGGGCCGCCGCGCCGCGTCGCTCCTCCTTCTCCTCGGCGCCGCGAGCGCCGGGGCGCAGTCGCCGTTCGAGCGGGCGACCGCGGTGGCGCTGCTCCGCGACCGGCTGCCGTGCCTCGGCTGCCACGCGTTAGGCACCGACGGCGGGCGGCTGGCGCCCGACCTCGCGACCGTGCGCGCGCGGCGCCCGCCGGCGTACGTGGCGTCGATCCTCGACGACCCGCAGCGCACGGTGCCCGGGACGATCATGCCGCGCGTGGCGCTGCCGCCCGCGACGCGCGCGCTCCTCGTCCGCTACCTCACCGGCGCGGAGGCGGTTCCGCCGGCGGCGCCGGGACCACCGCCCGCCGGTGGCGACACGTCGGGCGCGCGGCTCTACGCGCGGCACTGCGCGGCGTGCCACGGCCCGCAGGGGCGGGGCGACGGACCGAACGCGCGCTACCTGCCCGTGCCGCCCGCGGTGCACGCGTCGCGCGAGGCGATGGAACGTCGCACCGACGACCGGCTGTACGACGCGATCGCGGCCGGCGGCGCCGCGTTAGGCCGGAGCCCGCGCATGCCGCCCTTCGGCGAGACGCTCGCGCCGGCGCAGATCGACGCGCTCGTGCGGCACATCCGCACGCTCTGCTCATGCACGCAGCCGCGATGGGCAGCGGACGGCGCACGACGATGA